In Deinococcus roseus, the following are encoded in one genomic region:
- a CDS encoding fasciclin domain-containing protein, whose translation MHKWILGLTVFGALALGSGASGTSAGLLTAQASRPCIADLVDSMDQFSTLKTALNAAGLLDVFKDKSARYTVFAPTNDAFAKVPKETLDTLLGNKEWLSKVLTYHVVKGTVNSASVVRQQNGLLTLQGEKIQVMAGDGVMLNDAKLLQADVRACNGVVHVIDSVLLPQEVLDALGAQ comes from the coding sequence ATGCACAAATGGATTCTGGGACTCACCGTTTTTGGCGCTCTGGCACTCGGATCTGGGGCGTCTGGCACTTCTGCTGGTCTCCTGACTGCACAGGCCAGTCGGCCTTGCATTGCTGATCTGGTGGACAGCATGGACCAGTTCAGCACCCTGAAAACCGCACTCAACGCAGCGGGTTTGCTGGATGTCTTCAAAGACAAATCTGCCCGTTACACCGTCTTTGCCCCCACCAATGACGCTTTTGCCAAAGTGCCCAAAGAAACCCTGGACACCTTGCTGGGCAACAAGGAATGGCTCAGCAAAGTCCTGACCTACCATGTGGTCAAAGGCACGGTCAATTCTGCCAGTGTGGTGCGTCAGCAAAACGGTCTCCTGACCCTGCAAGGCGAAAAAATCCAGGTGATGGCTGGCGATGGTGTCATGCTGAACGATGCCAAACTGCTGCAAGCCGATGTGCGTGCCTGCAATGGAGTGGTGCATGTGATCGATTCGGTGCTGCTGCCCCAGGAGGTTTTAGACGCTCTGGGCGCTCAATAA
- a CDS encoding SDR family NAD(P)-dependent oxidoreductase, whose translation MRTIVVTGAARGIGLAIARRFVQDGEKVILVDVLPELEQVAASLEATAVLGDLLDDALLETLEQKVGENLDVLVNNAAISAPGSAAETDVAAFRKVMEVNAIAPVRLVQRLLPRMRAGSSIVNVASVQGLFAEQNNAAYNTSKGALVNLTRSMALDFAPGGIRVNAVAPGAIATEAVLGAIASSTDPEQTRQDWEDLHALRRLGQPEEVASVVHFLASRAASFVTGVILPVDGGMTASFMMAGRPV comes from the coding sequence ATGCGAACCATTGTGGTCACCGGAGCGGCCAGAGGCATAGGCCTGGCCATTGCCAGAAGATTTGTACAGGATGGAGAAAAAGTCATTCTTGTGGATGTGTTGCCTGAACTGGAACAGGTGGCAGCATCCCTGGAAGCCACCGCTGTTCTGGGGGATTTGCTGGACGATGCCCTGCTGGAAACCCTGGAGCAGAAGGTAGGGGAAAACCTGGATGTGCTGGTCAACAATGCAGCCATCAGTGCTCCTGGCAGTGCTGCAGAAACAGATGTGGCGGCCTTCAGAAAAGTGATGGAGGTCAATGCCATTGCTCCGGTGCGTCTGGTCCAGCGGCTGTTGCCCCGCATGCGTGCAGGAAGCAGCATTGTGAACGTGGCCAGTGTGCAGGGCCTGTTTGCAGAACAGAACAATGCGGCTTACAACACCTCCAAAGGTGCCCTGGTCAACCTGACCCGCAGCATGGCCCTGGATTTTGCGCCAGGAGGCATCCGGGTCAATGCCGTCGCCCCCGGAGCCATCGCCACCGAAGCTGTGCTGGGCGCCATTGCCAGCAGCACAGATCCCGAGCAGACCCGCCAGGACTGGGAAGACCTGCATGCCCTCAGGCGGCTGGGTCAACCCGAAGAAGTGGCCTCTGTGGTGCATTTTCTGGCTTCACGGGCAGCTTCTTTTGTGACCGGGGTGATTTTGCCTGTGGATGGAGGCATGACCGCATCGTTCATGATGGCAGGGCGTCCGGTCTAA
- a CDS encoding VanZ family protein, protein MRVGWWLFALVYMGVIYAFSAQSGSAVGIPAPWDKVAHTLEYLGLAFVLGKATRSWTAAWMLAAWYGALDEVHQAFVPMRMAGIDDWWFDVLGGFLGSRLGTSRERKKQPPVAREDELQYTQNFD, encoded by the coding sequence ATGAGGGTTGGCTGGTGGCTGTTCGCCCTGGTGTACATGGGGGTGATTTATGCTTTCTCTGCCCAGTCGGGCAGTGCTGTGGGCATTCCTGCACCCTGGGACAAAGTGGCCCACACCCTGGAATACCTGGGACTGGCTTTTGTGCTGGGCAAGGCCACCCGCAGCTGGACTGCAGCCTGGATGCTGGCGGCCTGGTATGGCGCACTGGATGAGGTGCATCAGGCTTTTGTGCCGATGCGCATGGCGGGCATCGACGACTGGTGGTTTGATGTGCTGGGCGGCTTTCTGGGCAGCAGGCTGGGCACCTCCAGAGAACGCAAAAAGCAACCTCCAGTGGCCCGGGAAGATGAATTGCAGTACACCCAGAATTTTGATTGA
- the mce gene encoding methylmalonyl-CoA epimerase, translating to MAGGLNEQHEWTQDLTLDHVAIATADLQQGSQPYLALGLKALEEDEEVVSQGVRVRVFELQGVLIELLAPTRPDSPIQAFLDKKGPGLHHLAFRVPDLEAKVQELQQQEARFIGDAPRPGRAGSRVIFLHPRWGEGTLIELVEHP from the coding sequence ATGGCTGGTGGATTGAACGAACAGCACGAATGGACCCAGGATTTGACCCTGGACCATGTGGCCATTGCCACTGCAGACTTGCAGCAGGGGTCCCAGCCTTATCTGGCGCTGGGTTTGAAAGCGCTGGAAGAAGATGAAGAAGTGGTTTCTCAGGGGGTGCGGGTGAGGGTCTTTGAACTGCAAGGGGTGCTGATTGAATTGCTGGCCCCCACCCGGCCGGACAGCCCCATCCAGGCTTTTCTGGACAAAAAGGGACCGGGTCTGCACCATCTGGCGTTTAGGGTGCCTGATCTGGAGGCAAAAGTGCAGGAACTGCAGCAACAGGAAGCCCGCTTCATTGGGGATGCTCCCCGACCTGGTCGGGCAGGCTCCAGGGTGATTTTTCTGCATCCCAGATGGGGTGAGGGCACATTGATCGAACTGGTGGAGCATCCATGA
- a CDS encoding LPS-assembly protein LptD: MRVLRFFIVFIMVVFGWAQARTIEIVQAGQLELRNVTLDDGSVQEYIILIGTPVELKIDDSVIRANRVEYNKSARELRLIGRAKYITQNKNADGTTTDQTLEGEDLKVNLEIEGVEGEDVFITTQNILVKGDAVQRIPGQIGVQGGYFTPCARCGRTPNDYAFTASTMWIYPGNRLVAYDVKVLIADTPVFYLPALVFMLNKERPTKLEIGQDEKDGWTVGADLPYLISADSFGTLYVDYYQNRDVPLGIKIDHTLYNAFGQQNTSKFQVLMDPKPVGSQGVYWVFNVDVKGNQPALAAKSGLDYSFTASRDDRSSFNIIPVQAEVKGEWEAFSVRVGYFNVIDGDTDPQVALPYQTRKLPEVEFDPKSVKVFRVTYDPKLILGYYEGPSNPLNPSARRAGERIAAFRAMYSHTLSWSWKPWSTADLNINQSFTGQYFSTDERAVEQNFTANFSNTFSAGNSISLNYTFGYSEGETPFTFDSVFKRKNHTLGVTVNLQPAPEMSLSAQQTIDFEKKRDEQPSGTATLNYNPKPISISVTYRENVFKHQPEAISGSFNINQDTLSLRVSTSYDYGNPDPDPAKNRPGKFGPLYTDVSYTSPDRFYATSLKHVYDLDKQQAISLQANASFTGPLEGLDELFGVTRWEDYTPSTYSATLEELYNYQSSLWSGTLTASREQVKFTVTHSLNTGADVNQIWKGSLNARLDIGNFYAAFAGPLDLNRRGFFTRPTLEVSYSQSVSGIDLRTGATLNIKGLDQQHTDLKSAYLNGQWWVSDFLGVQGNVSYLGEWDAGEKNRTDTLTLNPLTITTTFGREGNEPQWIFSASVLQQTYKWTNGEYTGPQFDPTLKLVYNRCCWTSLLEWSPNKGTFRFAVNLMQGNYMDIIKGSPETGIQGPF, from the coding sequence ATGAGGGTGTTACGTTTTTTCATTGTCTTCATCATGGTTGTGTTTGGCTGGGCCCAGGCCCGCACCATCGAGATTGTGCAGGCGGGTCAGCTTGAACTGCGCAATGTCACGCTGGATGATGGGTCCGTGCAGGAGTACATCATCCTGATTGGCACACCGGTTGAATTGAAGATTGACGACAGTGTCATCCGGGCCAACCGGGTGGAATACAACAAGAGTGCCCGTGAATTGCGCCTGATTGGCCGGGCCAAGTACATCACCCAGAACAAGAACGCAGATGGCACCACCACCGACCAGACCCTGGAGGGAGAAGACCTCAAGGTCAACCTGGAGATTGAAGGGGTGGAAGGGGAAGATGTTTTCATCACCACCCAGAACATCCTGGTGAAAGGGGACGCGGTGCAGCGCATTCCCGGACAGATTGGGGTGCAGGGCGGGTATTTCACCCCCTGCGCCAGGTGTGGACGGACCCCCAACGATTATGCTTTCACGGCCAGCACCATGTGGATTTATCCAGGCAACCGTCTGGTGGCCTACGACGTGAAGGTGCTGATTGCCGACACCCCGGTGTTTTACCTGCCTGCTCTGGTGTTCATGCTGAACAAGGAACGTCCCACCAAACTGGAGATCGGTCAGGATGAAAAAGATGGCTGGACGGTGGGTGCAGATCTGCCTTACCTGATCAGTGCGGATTCTTTTGGGACCCTCTATGTGGATTACTACCAGAACCGGGATGTGCCGCTGGGCATCAAAATTGACCACACCCTCTACAATGCTTTTGGTCAGCAGAACACCAGCAAATTCCAGGTGTTGATGGACCCCAAACCTGTGGGCAGCCAGGGGGTCTACTGGGTGTTCAATGTGGATGTGAAAGGCAACCAGCCTGCCCTGGCCGCCAAAAGTGGACTGGATTATTCGTTCACCGCCAGCCGGGATGACAGAAGCAGCTTCAACATCATCCCTGTGCAGGCAGAAGTCAAAGGAGAATGGGAAGCCTTCTCGGTGCGGGTGGGGTACTTCAATGTGATCGATGGCGACACTGACCCCCAGGTGGCCCTGCCTTACCAGACCCGCAAGTTGCCAGAAGTGGAATTTGACCCCAAATCGGTGAAGGTCTTCCGGGTCACTTACGATCCCAAACTGATCCTGGGGTACTACGAGGGGCCATCCAACCCCCTCAACCCCAGTGCCCGTCGGGCAGGAGAGCGCATCGCTGCATTCCGGGCCATGTACAGCCACACCCTGAGCTGGTCCTGGAAACCCTGGTCCACGGCAGATCTGAACATCAATCAGAGTTTCACCGGACAGTACTTCTCTACAGATGAGCGGGCTGTGGAGCAGAATTTCACGGCAAATTTCAGCAACACTTTTTCTGCCGGGAACAGCATCAGTTTGAATTACACCTTTGGTTATTCGGAAGGGGAGACCCCTTTCACTTTCGATTCGGTGTTCAAACGCAAAAACCACACGCTGGGGGTCACCGTCAATCTGCAACCTGCGCCAGAGATGAGCCTTTCTGCCCAGCAGACCATTGATTTTGAGAAAAAACGGGATGAGCAGCCTTCCGGGACCGCCACCCTGAACTACAACCCCAAGCCCATCAGCATCTCTGTGACCTACCGGGAGAATGTGTTCAAACACCAGCCAGAAGCCATCAGTGGCAGCTTCAACATCAACCAGGACACCCTGAGTTTGCGGGTTTCCACCTCTTACGATTATGGCAATCCTGATCCTGACCCTGCCAAAAACCGCCCCGGAAAATTTGGTCCCCTGTATACGGATGTCAGCTACACCTCACCAGACAGGTTTTATGCCACCTCCCTCAAGCACGTGTATGACCTGGATAAGCAGCAGGCCATCAGCCTTCAGGCCAATGCCAGTTTCACTGGACCTCTGGAAGGTCTGGACGAGCTGTTTGGGGTGACCCGCTGGGAGGATTACACCCCTTCCACCTACAGTGCCACCCTGGAGGAGCTTTACAATTACCAGTCCTCCCTGTGGAGTGGGACGCTCACTGCCTCCAGAGAACAGGTTAAATTTACGGTGACCCACAGCCTCAACACCGGAGCAGATGTGAACCAGATCTGGAAAGGCAGCCTGAATGCCCGACTGGACATCGGAAATTTTTATGCTGCTTTTGCAGGCCCTCTGGACCTCAACCGCAGGGGGTTTTTCACCAGACCCACCCTGGAGGTCAGCTACAGCCAGAGTGTTTCTGGCATTGATTTGCGCACTGGAGCCACCCTCAACATCAAAGGCCTGGACCAGCAACACACCGACCTGAAGAGTGCTTACCTGAACGGCCAGTGGTGGGTTTCGGATTTCCTGGGGGTGCAGGGCAATGTGTCTTACCTGGGGGAGTGGGATGCTGGAGAAAAGAACCGCACCGACACCCTCACCCTGAATCCCCTGACCATCACCACCACTTTTGGTCGGGAAGGCAACGAACCCCAGTGGATTTTCTCTGCCAGCGTGCTGCAACAGACCTACAAATGGACCAATGGAGAATACACCGGACCGCAATTTGATCCCACCCTCAAGCTGGTTTACAACCGCTGCTGCTGGACCAGTTTGCTGGAATGGTCTCCCAACAAGGGCACCTTCCGTTTTGCTGTGAACCTGATGCAGGGCAATTACATGGACATCATCAAAGGCTCCCCTGAGACGGGCATTCAGGGCCCTTTCTAG
- a CDS encoding SpoIID/LytB domain-containing protein, protein MRFLTLLCVLLLSVCSGAFAQDVQIRVLVAQQNKIQLLLPFAHYVMGPDGTVIYQSSTPVQWDLEMKSGHIQINGQDSGRDTLHFQETVAAQSLLLNGVRYRGAMSIYGQGSNLTVVNTLNIEDYLRSVVPAEMPPSWPIEALKAQAIIARTYAIERLNPKGLYDLCATQQCQVYKGQSSEHPLVDVAISQTYKQIIAFNQRPAKTFFSSDNGGYTASSAEVWGSNLPYLVAQPDPFSVGPRSSWQLNISFSQLTSIARGYGFKGTATGFRIDKYSGSGRVVQVSVLSDGAAFALSGAEAGGIIRAFGGYSTRVAAQTNENGVVIVGAGFGHGVGLSQYGAKGMAEKGYSSDQILGFYYPGVSRGGYVIAGPAPERQTSKPLMALNPLSWN, encoded by the coding sequence ATGCGTTTTCTGACCCTGCTCTGTGTGCTTTTGCTTTCTGTGTGTTCTGGCGCATTTGCCCAGGACGTGCAGATCCGGGTGCTGGTGGCCCAGCAAAACAAAATTCAACTGTTGCTTCCTTTCGCCCATTATGTGATGGGGCCGGATGGCACCGTGATTTACCAGAGCAGCACTCCGGTCCAGTGGGACCTGGAGATGAAATCCGGGCACATCCAGATCAACGGTCAGGATTCGGGTCGGGACACCCTGCACTTCCAGGAAACGGTGGCGGCCCAGAGTTTGCTGCTGAATGGGGTGCGTTACCGGGGGGCCATGAGCATTTACGGCCAGGGCAGCAACCTCACGGTGGTGAACACCCTCAACATTGAGGATTACCTGCGCAGCGTGGTTCCGGCAGAGATGCCTCCAAGCTGGCCCATCGAGGCCCTCAAGGCCCAGGCCATCATTGCCCGAACCTATGCCATTGAGCGCCTGAACCCCAAAGGGCTTTATGATTTGTGCGCCACCCAGCAATGCCAGGTGTACAAAGGGCAGTCCTCAGAGCACCCTCTGGTGGATGTGGCCATTTCGCAGACCTACAAGCAGATCATTGCCTTCAACCAGCGGCCTGCCAAGACGTTTTTCTCCAGCGACAACGGCGGGTACACAGCCAGCAGTGCCGAGGTGTGGGGAAGCAACCTGCCTTATCTGGTGGCCCAGCCAGATCCGTTTTCGGTGGGTCCCAGGAGCAGCTGGCAACTCAACATTTCTTTCAGCCAATTGACTTCCATCGCACGTGGGTATGGCTTTAAGGGCACGGCCACCGGTTTCCGCATCGACAAATACAGCGGTTCTGGACGGGTGGTGCAGGTCAGTGTGCTTTCTGATGGAGCAGCCTTTGCCCTTTCGGGTGCAGAAGCAGGAGGCATCATCCGGGCCTTTGGGGGTTATTCCACCCGTGTGGCAGCGCAAACCAATGAAAATGGCGTGGTGATTGTGGGTGCAGGATTTGGTCACGGGGTGGGTCTGTCCCAGTACGGAGCCAAAGGCATGGCCGAAAAAGGGTACTCCTCAGACCAGATTCTGGGCTTTTATTACCCCGGGGTGTCCAGGGGGGGCTATGTGATTGCAGGTCCAGCACCTGAGAGACAGACCAGCAAACCATTAATGGCGCTGAATCCCCTCTCATGGAACTGA
- a CDS encoding bifunctional folylpolyglutamate synthase/dihydrofolate synthase — translation MTPDYDWLYSRTRAGKDRTPERARKLLALLGNPEKDIKVIHVIGTNGKGSVCTMLEAGLRAGHMNVGKFTSPHLTNFSERIRVNLQEIPGEDIAAFIEWAKVHAPDMPFFELSFGMAMGHFQKETVDWAIIEAGVGGEKDATNALENVVATLITNVDLDHQATLGNTVRDIAKDKAGAIRAGVPVLTTAAGEALRVITQIAEDRGAPLYTPQYHPHLFTIPRPPRMTGSHQVSNARLALAALRVLFLKGHRVKHWKEEDRLETERCGATSPYIKRLDKDLTSVYEAALDAQHPGRMEMFKIGSKAVILDGAHNPHAARALAQNFRNVSTLLFGIMARKDAKETLDALAPLAGKIIYTNPGELGLDPAELARMHPGQVVQNPEQALEAALAATPEQGGLLVAGSLYLIGRIRPKILDMLQEQD, via the coding sequence ATGACGCCTGATTATGACTGGCTGTATTCACGGACCCGGGCAGGGAAAGACCGCACCCCCGAGCGGGCCAGAAAACTCCTGGCCTTGCTGGGAAACCCCGAAAAAGACATCAAAGTCATTCATGTGATTGGGACGAACGGGAAGGGTTCTGTGTGTACGATGCTGGAAGCGGGATTGCGTGCTGGACACATGAATGTGGGCAAATTCACCAGTCCACACCTCACAAATTTCAGTGAGCGCATTCGGGTGAACCTCCAGGAAATCCCTGGAGAGGACATTGCTGCTTTTATTGAATGGGCCAAAGTTCATGCCCCAGACATGCCATTTTTTGAGTTGTCGTTTGGCATGGCCATGGGACACTTTCAGAAAGAAACAGTGGATTGGGCCATCATTGAAGCTGGTGTGGGGGGAGAGAAAGACGCCACCAATGCACTTGAGAATGTGGTCGCCACCCTGATCACCAACGTGGATCTGGACCACCAGGCCACCCTGGGAAACACCGTTCGGGACATTGCAAAAGACAAGGCAGGAGCCATCCGTGCAGGGGTTCCTGTCCTGACCACAGCCGCAGGAGAAGCCCTGAGGGTCATCACCCAGATTGCTGAAGATCGGGGAGCACCTTTATATACCCCCCAGTACCATCCGCACCTTTTTACGATTCCCCGGCCACCCAGAATGACCGGAAGCCATCAGGTCAGCAATGCACGGTTGGCTCTTGCCGCTTTGCGGGTCCTGTTCCTTAAAGGACATCGAGTAAAACACTGGAAGGAAGAAGACCGGCTTGAGACAGAGCGGTGTGGAGCCACCAGCCCATACATCAAGCGTTTGGACAAAGACCTGACCTCTGTTTACGAAGCCGCCCTGGATGCCCAGCACCCAGGACGCATGGAAATGTTCAAAATTGGCAGCAAGGCCGTCATTCTGGATGGTGCCCACAACCCCCATGCTGCCCGTGCACTCGCCCAGAATTTTAGAAATGTCAGCACCCTGCTCTTTGGGATCATGGCCCGCAAGGATGCAAAAGAAACGCTGGATGCGCTGGCTCCTCTGGCAGGAAAAATCATTTACACCAACCCAGGCGAACTGGGCCTGGACCCTGCAGAACTGGCCCGGATGCACCCCGGTCAGGTGGTTCAGAATCCCGAGCAGGCACTGGAAGCAGCTCTGGCTGCCACCCCTGAGCAAGGTGGCCTACTGGTGGCCGGGAGCCTCTACTTGATCGGGCGGATCCGTCCGAAAATCCTTGACATGCTGCAGGAGCAGGACTAG
- a CDS encoding catalase, which produces MSEEQKNDPVVNPQTEDQTLTTRQGHPVSDNQNLRTVGERGPTTLENYHFLEKITHFDRERIPERVVHARGAGAHGYFEAYGKVGDEPISRYTRAKLFQQAGKQTPVFVRFSTVIHGNHSPETLRDPRGFAVKFYTEDGNWDLVGNNLKIFFIRDAMKFPDLVHAFKPDPVTNIQDSERIFDFISQTPEATHMITFLFSPWGIPANYREMQGSGVNTYKWVNQDGQAVLVKYHWEPKQGIRNLTADDAALIQGKNFSHATQDLYEAIERGEYPEWELCVQIMSDGEHPELDFDPLDPTKLWPQEQFPFLPVGRMVLDRNPIDYHAEVEQVAFGTGVLVDGLDFSDDKLLQGRTFSYSDTQRYRVGSNYLQLPVNAPRTHVATNQRGGQMAYHVDLAEGQNPHVNYEPSTLGGLKEAAPAGKDHTPRIEGNLVRQKISRTNDFAQAGETYRRHTDVERNDLISNLVSALKDCAPHIQQQMVKHFTLADEDYGRRVAEGLEMDFVSFKESLAQGVRQAEEESVEGKPY; this is translated from the coding sequence ATGAGCGAAGAGCAAAAGAACGATCCTGTGGTGAACCCCCAGACCGAAGACCAGACCCTCACCACCCGTCAGGGACATCCGGTGTCTGACAACCAGAACCTGCGCACGGTGGGAGAAAGAGGACCCACCACGCTGGAGAACTACCATTTTCTGGAGAAGATCACCCACTTTGACCGGGAACGCATTCCCGAGCGGGTGGTGCATGCCAGAGGGGCCGGGGCACATGGGTATTTTGAGGCTTACGGCAAGGTGGGAGATGAACCCATCTCCAGATACACCCGTGCAAAACTTTTCCAGCAGGCAGGGAAGCAGACCCCGGTTTTTGTGCGTTTCTCGACGGTGATTCACGGGAACCATTCACCTGAGACCCTGCGTGACCCCCGCGGTTTTGCTGTGAAGTTCTACACCGAAGATGGCAACTGGGACCTGGTGGGCAACAACCTCAAGATCTTTTTCATCCGGGACGCCATGAAATTTCCAGATCTGGTGCATGCCTTCAAGCCCGATCCCGTCACCAACATCCAGGACAGCGAACGGATTTTTGACTTCATCTCTCAGACGCCAGAAGCCACCCACATGATCACCTTCCTGTTTTCGCCGTGGGGCATTCCAGCCAATTACCGGGAGATGCAGGGCAGTGGCGTGAACACCTACAAGTGGGTCAATCAGGACGGTCAGGCGGTGCTGGTGAAGTACCACTGGGAGCCCAAACAGGGCATCCGCAACCTGACTGCAGATGATGCCGCCCTGATTCAGGGCAAGAACTTCAGCCATGCCACCCAGGATCTGTACGAGGCCATCGAGCGCGGTGAATACCCCGAGTGGGAACTTTGCGTTCAGATCATGTCTGATGGGGAGCATCCAGAACTGGACTTTGATCCCCTGGATCCCACCAAACTCTGGCCGCAGGAGCAGTTCCCTTTCCTGCCTGTGGGCCGCATGGTGCTGGACCGCAATCCCATTGATTACCACGCAGAGGTGGAACAGGTGGCTTTCGGGACCGGGGTGCTGGTGGATGGTCTGGATTTCTCGGATGACAAGCTGCTGCAGGGCCGCACCTTCTCTTATTCGGACACCCAGCGTTACCGGGTGGGCAGCAATTACCTGCAGCTTCCGGTGAACGCCCCCAGAACCCACGTGGCCACCAACCAGAGGGGCGGGCAGATGGCCTATCATGTGGACCTCGCAGAAGGCCAGAACCCCCACGTCAATTACGAACCCTCTACCCTGGGCGGCCTGAAAGAAGCTGCACCTGCAGGAAAAGACCACACCCCCAGAATTGAAGGCAATCTGGTGCGCCAGAAAATCTCTCGCACCAACGATTTTGCGCAGGCTGGAGAAACCTACCGCCGCCACACCGATGTGGAGCGCAACGACCTGATCAGCAACCTGGTCAGTGCCCTCAAAGACTGCGCCCCGCACATCCAGCAGCAGATGGTCAAACACTTCACCCTGGCGGATGAAGATTATGGTCGCAGGGTGGCGGAAGGGCTGGAAATGGACTTTGTCAGCTTCAAAGAAAGTCTGGCCCAGGGGGTCAGGCAGGCCGAAGAAGAAAGTGTAGAGGGCAAGCCCTACTGA
- a CDS encoding anti-sigma factor domain-containing protein — MTVLARRKPVGILPWVIGGILVLGAGAWMGLPYLTGGNPEQQETRTIETWLAANAKMLPIEKTDNTQFASLLKKDDGQALLVMNQPAKEGSVYQVWSVLGDNIEPLGTIKLRTLQVNTIGLEALLVSLEPEGGSESPTRILGDVQLK; from the coding sequence ATGACGGTATTGGCAAGAAGAAAACCAGTGGGCATCCTGCCCTGGGTGATTGGGGGCATTCTGGTGCTGGGCGCAGGTGCATGGATGGGCCTGCCTTACCTGACCGGAGGCAACCCGGAGCAGCAGGAAACCCGCACCATTGAAACCTGGCTGGCAGCAAATGCAAAAATGCTGCCCATCGAAAAAACAGACAACACCCAGTTCGCCTCACTTTTGAAAAAAGACGATGGGCAGGCCCTGCTGGTGATGAACCAGCCTGCAAAAGAAGGCAGCGTCTATCAGGTCTGGAGCGTGCTAGGAGACAACATCGAGCCCCTGGGCACCATCAAACTGCGCACCCTGCAGGTGAACACCATTGGTCTGGAAGCCTTGCTGGTCTCACTGGAACCCGAAGGGGGCAGCGAAAGCCCGACCAGGATTCTGGGGGATGTGCAGTTAAAATAA